The DNA region cagtaaaacgaggcctatatcaacataacctgaaaggcctctcagcaaggaagaagccaatgctccaaaaccggcataaaaaaacagactacagtttgcaacggcacatggggacaaagatcataccttttggagaaatgtcctctggtcaaacaaaaatagaactgtttggccataatgaccatcgttatgtttggaggaaaaagggggaggcttgcaagacgaagaacaccatcccaaccgtgaagcacgggggtggcagcatcatgttgtggtggtgctttgctgcaggagggactgatgcacttcacaaaatagatggcatcatgagaacgaaaattatgtggatatattgaagcaacatctcaagacatcagtcacaaatgggtcttccaaatggacaatgaccccaagcatacttccaaagttgtgtcaaaatggcttaaggacaacaaagtcaaggtattggagtggccatcacaaagccctgacttcaatcccatagagaatttgtgggcagaactgaaaaagcgtgtgcgagcaaggaggcctacaaacttgactcagttacaccagctctgtcaggatgaatgggccaaaattcacccaacttattgtgggaagcttgtggaaggctacccaaaacgtttgacccaaggtaaacaatttaaagacaatgctactaaataataattgagtgtatgtaaacttctgacccactgggaatgtgatgtaagaaataaaagccaaaataaatcattctctctactattattctgacatttcacattcttaaaataaagtggtgatcctaactgacccaagacagggaattttttacaaggattaaatgtcaggcatggttaaaaacagagtttaaatgtatttggctaaggtgtatgtaaacttcaactgtgtgtatgtatgtatgtatgtatgtatgtatgtatgtatgtatgtatgtatgtatgtatgtacatatatatgtgtgtgtgtgtatgtataataccagtcacacctactcattcaatggttttcctttatttgtactattttctacattgtagaataatagtgaagacatcaaaactatgaaataacacatggcaTATCACTACAGAATGCTGTAGTAGTCATGCCGGTTCAgtctgccttgaattctaaatagatcACTGATAGTGTTACCAGCAAAACACCATGAaacatcctcctccatgcttcacagttggaaccacaaatgcagagatcatccgttcacctactctgcatctcacaaaggcagcagttggaaccaaaaatctcaaatttggactcatcagaccaaaggacatatttccacccatctaatgtccattgctcgtgtttcttggcccaagaaagtctcctTCTTATTGGTGGCtgttagtggtttctttgcagcaattcgaccatgaaggcctgattcacgcagtctcctctgaacagttgatgttgagatgtgtctgttatttgaaatctgtgaagcatttatttgggctgcaatttctgaggctggtaactctaatgaacgcgtcctctgcagcagagttaactgtggatcttccttttctgtggcggtcttcattgagaggcagtttcatcatagcgcttgatggtttttgcgactgcacttgaagaaactttcaaagttcttgcaattttccggattgactgacattcatatctgttgttttctttgcttatttgagctgttcttaacaTAATTCGGacgtggtcttttaccaaatagggctatcttcggtataccacccctaccttgtctcaaaacaactgattggctcaaatgcattaagaaggaaggcgatttccacaaatgaacttttaataaggcacaccttttattgaaatgcattccaggtgactacctcataaagctggttgagagaatgccaagtgtgcaaagctgtcatcaaggcaaagggtggctactttgaataatctcaaatatattttgatttgtttaacacttttttggttattacatgattccacacgtgttatttcatagttttgatgacttaTTCTATATTATGGAAAATAgtgcaaataaagaaaaacccttgaatgagttggtgtgtccaaacttttgactggtgctgtatacacacacacacttacacaccacCAGAAGTGTGCTACTAATACTTTTGAATGGAAACATTATTGCGTTTCAGATTTACGTCATCGACAGTGCAGACAGGAAAAGATTTGAGGAGACTGGGCAGGTGAGTCTTGCCTCAAGTGATGTTTGTGTGCTGTGTAATGTCCATATTCTACATACACACAGGTTTATATTGGGATCCCATGCTGATGTGTGTGTTCTAGGAGCTGGCTGAGCTGTTGGATGAGGAGAAGCTGAGTGGGGTTCCAGTGCTGATATTTGCCAACAAGCAGGACCTGCTGACTGCAGCCCCAGCCTCTGAGATCGCTGAGGGACTTAACCTGCACACCATCCGGGACCGTGTCTGGCAGATCCAGTCCTGCTCTGCCCTCACCGGGGAGGGGGTACAGGTGAGATGCAACAGGGTTTAGGGGCAATTTGTGTTTTCAATTCAGGAAGTTGATTGGAATGTAATTTTCCTCCCATCTGTTTTCAGGACGGAATGAACTGGCTCTGCAAGAGTGTCAATGCTAAGAAGAAGTAGCACAGATGTCCGTTTTCACACACCCTGAGCCTTTGGGAGGACagggtgtacctgtgaatgtacaCACTACATCAACATGGACTTGAAGAGAGTTTTTAACCGCCTGGCTGGCCTCTACACATTGTTTACTAAACTACAACTCTCGCTAGAACTACAACTTCCATGTTGCTCTTCAAAATGGAGTGGGGGTACAAAGGGAACTCATCTCAGGAGACCAGAGACGCCCCTCCCTGTCCTAACCATCCCACCTCCACCCTGTCAAGACATTCCACCTCAGCCTAACCATCCCACCTCCACTCCTTCAAGACACTCCACCTCAGCCTAACCATCCCACCTCCACTCCTTCAAGACACTCCACCTCAGCCTAACCTTCCCACCTCCACTCCTTCAAGACACTCCACCTCAGCCTAACCTTCCCACCTCCACTCCTTCAAGACATTCCACCTCAGCCTAACCATCCCACCTCCACTCCTTCAAGACACTCCACCTCAGCCTAACCATCCCACCTCCACTCCTTCAAGACACTCCACCCCAGCCTAAACATCCCACCTCCACTCCTTCAAGACACTCCACCTCAGCCTAAACATCCCACCTCCACTCCTTCAAGACACTCCACCTCAGCCTAACCATCCCACCTCCACTCCTTCAAGACATTCCACCCCAGCCTAACCATCCCACCTCCACTCCTTCAAGACACTCCACCTCAGCCTAACCTTCCCACCTCCACTCCTTCAAGACACTCCACCCCAGCCTAAACATCCCACCTCCACTCCTTCAAGACACTCCACCTCAGCCTAACCATCCCACCTCCACTCCTTCAAGACACTCCACCCCAGCCTAACCATCCCACCTCCACCCTGTCAAGACATTCCACCTCAGCCTAACCATCCCACCTCAAACCCTGTCAAGACATTCCACCCCAGCCTAACCATCCCACCTCCACTCCTTCAAGACATTCCACCTCAGCCTAACCATCCCACAAACCCTGTCAAGACATTCCACCCCAGCCTAACCATCCCACCTCAAACCCTGTCAAGACATTCCACCCCAGCCTAACCATCCCACCTCCACCCTGTCAAGACACTCCACCTCAGCCTAACCATCCCACCTCCACCCTGTCAAGACATTCCACCCCAGCCTAACCATCCCACCTCCACCCTGTCAAGACATTCCACCCCAGCCTAACCATCCCACCTCAAACCCTGTCAAGACACTCCACCCCAGCCTAACCATCCCACCTCCACTCCTTCAAGACATTCCACCCCAGCCTAACCATCCCACCTCCACCCTGTCAAGACATTCCACCCCAGCCTAACCATCCCACCTCAAACCCTGTCAAGACATTCCAACCCAGCCTAACCATCCCACCTCAAACCCTGTCAAGACACTCCACCCCAGCCTAACCATCCCACCTCCACTCCTTCAAGACATTCCACCCCAGCCTAACCATCCCACCTCAAACCCTGTCAAGACATTCCACCCCAGCCTAACCATCCCACCTCAAACCCTGTCAAGACATTCCACCCCAGCCTAACCATCCCACCTCAAACCCTGTCAAGACATTCCACCCCAGCCTAACCATCCCACCTCCACCCTAAGACATTCCAGATCTTGATACTGTCCTTCACCACAATATTAGCCTATTCACTCACTTTTTACAGGTTGCCCTGGaaacccagctctctctctctcctagcttGGGTGCCAGTCTCGTTAGCTTACATTCCACTCCTTGCACTCTGTGTCATATTCCAAAGCATGACAGGACTGGATTGATAGCCAAAGAGACTGTTATCCAGActacctttctccccctctcatccttTCTCATCACTCCTCATATTCTCCTTCATTCAGTTGTTGTTTTTAATTCCACGACAAGCTCCTTTCCTGCTGCAGTTCTGTTTGAAGTGAGGTATATTTTTGTAATTCTTTATTTATGGTAAAGTAGAGGGTAATAGCGTACTGTGAGATGCTCGCAAACAACAGAAACAGTGTGTGGTTACTAGGACGATAGGGAAACATTGAATACTGTGCTTTACTCCCCTGTGAAAAGGTTACGTGTGTtaatatgtaaaaaataaagtaaaaaaaatacaaataaataagaTATATAACAAGACAAATAAATACACTTTAGGGCTAATCTGAAATGGCACTAGTGGAGTCTGTCCtaaatggttccctattccctgTTACCTAAACAATGAACTCGTTTCGGCCACAGCCCATTTGAGTAGAGCTCTACATAATAATAAGCTCTAATAGTGTGCCATTTCGGACAAAGCCTATTCAATCAAATGgaaaaaatacacattttttgATGATCAATTAAGCAATAaagcacgagggggtgtggtatatggacaatataccactgcgtagggctgttcttaggcacgacgcatcgcagagtgcctggacacagcccgtagccgtggtatattggtcatatatcacaaacccctgaggtgccttattgctgttataaactggttaccaacgtaattagagtagtaaaaatacatgttttgtcatacccgtggtatacgatctgatataccatggctgtcagccaatcagcatttaggGCTCAAACCACCCCGTTTATAATTGTATATAACCCCTATTCATATGTTATGTGCATATAGTAGAGTGTGTATTAGACCTGTACTATGTAATCTATCATATCTGCATATGTCATAGGTGTTGATCGATTTTAACAGGGTATATGACAAAGTTTTTCTCGGTGTGATGCATTGTCTTTGGTTTTAGAGGGCATTTTCACAAAAGGCTTTTTCCTTTTGAATGTGATCTGTCCAAGGATTGAAGGTACGTGAATAAAATGTGAGGGGGAAAAAAGAGAGCATTGTTTTCTGACCTggctgtagagtggtagtgtaaAGAGGCCTCAGCCAAAACACACATAGTTCTGTGAGATGTCCTGTGGAGGACTCCACCACTTTACCCCAAACAACACCgccacctgcccagacccatgTCATTGCCAGTCCCTGGAGACCCCACACCAGAGCCCTCCAAAACACTAGTGCCACACACACGGCAGGTGGGGTCAGCTGATTTTGACATTTACAGGGCCCAGCTGGTCGGGCCCATGAATGGGCCTgctctctctgtgagtgtgtgtgtcgtggCTCGCAGCCTTTACAGTTAGCCTAACCACTCTACCACATTTGACTCCTACAGGCCTATGTTTAAGTACTAAAGTCAGACCATAGCTGTTTTTTGGTTGGTTCAGGCCTGCTGCACATAGTTGTGGGTGTGTCACATCTGCTACAGGGGAGAGAACACTGGCCATAAAACACTGGCGTCCAGCTGTGTGAGCGAGAAATGCATTCTGAGGGCCTGTGGCTGTGGGACTATAAAATGTCTCTGCTCTTACAAAGACTCATTGTGAAACTCTTCTTTCTCTCGCCTCCTCTCGATTCCTACATGGGCCACAGGCACTGTGATTTCATATGCTGCTAACTATGTGACTTTCCGTCAAAGTGTCTGATAAATGAGATCTTTATTGTTTGCTTAGAGACGTTAATCAACATGTCTTTAAATCGCTGGGCACAGAGAGGctacgtcccaaatagcacccgaTGTCCAACCCTATGGGTTCTGGTCGTGCACAacaaagggaatagagtgccatttgtgcACAGAGGCAAGGAGAAATCTAAGGCCTGTTATCTTCTACACAAGTCTGTTTGAAAGCTCTGAATGAGAGAACACAAAGTTCTGTGGTTGTTTTATCTGTGCATagaagtcgtgtgtgtgtgtgggcaacgTGAGGAGCCAGACGGGGGAGTGTGATGCCTATCTTTGTGAGGCGACATGATTGCTGCCTTTTTCTCCTTGTGAATCAGACAGCTGTTcgacagctgtgtgtgtttgagagaaagagagaaaccaaTCACCACGTTTCACACTGGCCCCTTTCTCTTCAACTCACCATGGAGTTACTATGATGACAGATGAGACAAGAAACAGATTTCGTATCCCACCAGCAGATAGTAAAGAGGTGGGCGTTGCACAGAAGGTGAATACATAAGAATGTGCATCACTTTAAAGTGTGGTAAGATAAATCAAACCATACACTCATTGTTTAGTGGTAATATACAGTCTTGGGGGTAatggagtcttgtgagtgaagaTGTGTCCATTGTCTTTCCCACCGGTCTCCTGGGCTTTTTGCTtcctttgtgtttttggtatGTTTTAAATTGCATGGTTGTGAATATATTCCCGGGCCAGAGGCCACC from Oncorhynchus nerka isolate Pitt River linkage group LG16, Oner_Uvic_2.0, whole genome shotgun sequence includes:
- the LOC115123384 gene encoding ADP-ribosylation factor-like protein 3, whose translation is MGLLSILRKLKSTPDQEVRILLLGLDNGGKTTLLKQLASEDISHITPTQGFNIKSVQSQGFKLNVWDIGGQRKIRPYWRNYFENTDVLIYVIDSADRKRFEETGQELAELLDEEKLSGVPVLIFANKQDLLTAAPASEIAEGLNLHTIRDRVWQIQSCSALTGEGVQDGMNWLCKSVNAKKK